GAGAACGACTGCAATGGTCGCTGCAAGCACATTGTATGGGAAGCCCGGGTGTTCATAAAACCACCCGGCCGCAGCCGTTGCCACCCCCAATCCAAGCTGCCCGGATGCAATGGCCAGTCCCATCATGGAACCCCGTTGCGTGTGTGCTGTGAGTGCCGTCAGCAGTGCCATGATCGGCCCGGTACGCATGGCCCCCAAAATCAATATCACTGCAGTGAACACGGCCGCACTAGTAAATCCTCGCACCCAAAAGGTCACAAATGGAAGCACAAGGGTCAGAGCCCCGCATGCAAAGATCAAGATTGGCTTCCGTCCGAAGCGGTCCGAAAGAACTCCACCCGAGGTCGTCCCTACAACAATTCCGATTCCCGCGATCACAAACAGCAGGGCCAGTTGCTGTATCGAAATTCCCACATCCTCTTCCAGCCATTTTGGGAAAAAGAACAGGAATACGCCGAGACTTGCAAAGAGAAGGAAATAAATTACAACCCCTGCACACGGCCCTCGGCTCTGCAAAAGTGTGGCATAGGTTCTCAGCACAGCGGGAATGGAAAATGGCACCTCATCATACTTCACGTTGGACTGCGGCAAATACCACCAGGCCATTGCACTCGCCAAGACCATCAACCCACCGAAAACAATGAATGGAGTCTGAAATCCATAGGCGTTTGCTAATAGAATCCCTGCTGGCATCCCAAGGATCTGACCACATGCCACGCCGGTCAGGATCCACCCGGTGGCCCACCCGCGACGTTTGTAGGGAAAGTAGTCACCCACAAATGCGACCATACTACCACTGTATACCCCTGTCGCCATTCCAGTGAGCGCACGCATGACCAAGAGTGACTCGTAGTGAACTGCTACTCCATGTAATAACAGTACCGCAGCAATGAGGGCGGTTCCGACAACTAGTACACGACGTCGTCCTACACGATCAGAGATCGGGCCTACGATCAGTGTGGAGAAAGCTAATACAACTGAATAGGCGGTGCCCAAAAAGCCAAGTGCAAAGTCTGTCGGAGGAGTCCGATTGAGGAGTTCATCCTGAATGATTGGTAAAAGGGGTGACACAATAAAGAGCTGGCAGCTTACGATGAACGCAGTCAGCCACAGCGGAGCGATTATGAAAAATGGATGGAGCCTGTCTTCAAGAACGGGAGTATCCAATGAAATTTCTTTTGTCACCGTTGTTGGAATTATATAGAGTTCGGTTGACAGATGGTACGATTACAAACACGCAGGATTACATCCATCGACTTGAATCCCCACGCCCGCGAGCATATACATGCCCAAATCTACGAAACCCATTTACTATTCTTCCCGAACTTGATATACAATCAAGAAATCCTCCTCTTTGTCATCCACGGCATAGTCCCCGCCTTGTTGAATCACACGTAGATTCGTGTTGGTAATGAGTTGGACTCGGCCAAAGAAATGTTGATGCACCATGCATATATGTCTCCTCTGGCGAATCCGAAAGCTCAATGTTTGTCTAGCATACCAACTATTCGACTCACCATAGTCTGATTCCCTTACTCTACAGCAGTGTGACCATTTTAGTGAAAAACATTCATGCTTCTTGTTTGAAAAATC
The sequence above is a segment of the Rhodothermaceae bacterium genome. Coding sequences within it:
- a CDS encoding MFS transporter, which encodes MTKEISLDTPVLEDRLHPFFIIAPLWLTAFIVSCQLFIVSPLLPIIQDELLNRTPPTDFALGFLGTAYSVVLAFSTLIVGPISDRVGRRRVLVVGTALIAAVLLLHGVAVHYESLLVMRALTGMATGVYSGSMVAFVGDYFPYKRRGWATGWILTGVACGQILGMPAGILLANAYGFQTPFIVFGGLMVLASAMAWWYLPQSNVKYDEVPFSIPAVLRTYATLLQSRGPCAGVVIYFLLFASLGVFLFFFPKWLEEDVGISIQQLALLFVIAGIGIVVGTTSGGVLSDRFGRKPILIFACGALTLVLPFVTFWVRGFTSAAVFTAVILILGAMRTGPIMALLTALTAHTQRGSMMGLAIASGQLGLGVATAAAGWFYEHPGFPYNVLAATIAVVLMAWVVWRLLPEPTEA